A genomic window from Salvia hispanica cultivar TCC Black 2014 chromosome 5, UniMelb_Shisp_WGS_1.0, whole genome shotgun sequence includes:
- the LOC125189828 gene encoding uncharacterized protein LOC125189828 produces the protein MKDDENVPPVVSQERESLVPDRRSMEIRSTRVEDGLQEGDLERPLPRVADPFFLDPEPEVGIEDALKLATFSKFIKEFIAGKTKPNGKIVIGENVSAVIRKMRMPSKCIDLGMFTLPISLGDIKIEHAMCDLGVSINVLPLSIYKKLVGVRLVDTKVVIQLADRTCISPEGVLENVKVKVHDFLYSTDFHVIKLSENESAEPSGVLLGRPFLRTAKTIIDVFDGTICLDYHGEKYTFNNDEAMKKPLDVENLHAIDVINALVQEYLETEFMQEQIEDSELSHSIDKEVAGWCE, from the exons ATGAAGGATGATGAAAATGTACCCCCCGTGGTAAGCCAGGAGAGGGAGAGTTTAGTTCCTGACCGAAGAAGTATGGAGATAAGGAGCACCAGAGTTGAGGACGGTCTTCAGGAAGGTGATCTAGAAAGACCGCTACCCCGAGTGGctgatccatttttcctagACCCAGAACCAGAGGTGGGAATTGAAGAT GCCCTGAAGCTAGCGACCTtcagcaagttcatcaaggaattcattgCTGGGAAGACCAAGCCTAATGGGAAGATAGTGATTGGAGAGAACGTGTCAGCTGTGATACGGAAGATGAGAATGCCTTCAAAATGCATTGACCTAGGTATGTTCACCTTACCCATTTCTCTGGGCGACATAAAGATTGAACATGCTATGTGTGACCTAGGGGTGTCgataaatgttttaccgctttcCATATATAAGAAGTTGGTAGGAGTTAGATTGGTTGACACGAAGGTGGTAATTCAATTGGCTGATAGGACATGCATTTCCCCCGAAGGTGTGCTGGAAAACGTAAAAGTTAAAGTGCATGATTTTTTGTATTCGACTGATTTTCATGTCATAAAATTGAGTGAAAATGAATCAGCTGAGCCTAGCGGTGTGCTTTTAGGTAGACCGTTTCTACGAACCGCTAAGACAataattgatgtttttgaTGGAACCATATGCCTGGATTATCATGGGGAGAAATATACATTTAACAATGATGAAGCTATGAAAAAACCGTTAgatgttgaaaatttgcatGCTATCGATGTTATTAACGCTCTGGTCCAggaatatcttgagactgaGTTTATGCAGGAGCAGATTGAAGATTCAGAGTTGAGCCACTCTATTGACAAAGAGGTAGCAGGTTGGTGCGAGTGA